One window from the genome of Drosophila albomicans strain 15112-1751.03 chromosome 2L, ASM965048v2, whole genome shotgun sequence encodes:
- the LOC117565465 gene encoding kinesin-like protein Klp59C — protein sequence MELLKIGEKINIRRSDGCIQSVIVGLKSIDRQVVTVEWTEGSKIKGKEVAWSAVLELNPSVGKRKVKIVEKIPSKVETKAQSSPNYYMYRKKIANSPYKKRLRGVSKSDMVMTPTSIVKQSNPPGDNSILNQSSSSSLVPRSSVVREIERLKEQRELRRALQDEQRRERSALKSKDPNNPNWEVALMVRTYRDQLQLNPLRYFNPHLARVQQITVCVRKRPMSRRELQGKAVDIISVPNRDSLIVHELRHKVDLTKFLEHHKFRFDYTFDEECSNMLVYEHTARPLILTMFEGGNATCFAYGQTGSGKTHTMGGEFRGKTQDCTTGIYALAAKDVFSELAKPKYRDQGATITCSYFEIYGSKVFDLLLPDKPMLRVLEDGRQQVVICDLTQRPVTKVEEVLSIIEQGNRERTSGQTSVNIKSSRSHAVFQMSLFVPGQAEACGKCSFVDLAGNERGADTQSASLQTRREGAEINKSLLALKECIRALSRHSSHLPFRGSKLTQVLRDSFIGGQQNRTCMIAMISPSLSSVENSLNTLRYADRVKELIAKEDDPGEVSCSQPCSDGGGKSSEMDDDLQPHMEQSSSEFKYNTDTESDDSESDIMNKSNGFMDFSSSQIAEFNISFNESDSHPDISEIDSERKTDQHYIEMEDVLRQHDVLFEFFLSFKQKYDKVSSETSSLKKGMLVSKFLMDAETTLRELESAVKHTQHMVTSFNSQQYFDDGDEDQGAENIEM from the exons ATGGAATTGTTAAAGATTGGCGAAAAGATTAACATAAGGCGGTCTGACGGATGCATACAATCCGTAATAGTTGGCTTAAAGAGTATCGATCGTCAAGTGGTTACCGTTGAATGGACTGAAGGTTCCAAGATTAAAGGCAAGGAGGTAGCCTGGAGTGCTGTACTAGAATTGAATCCGTCTGTGGGAAAAAGGAAGGTTAAGATTGTGGAGAAGATACCCTCAAAAGTCGAGACAAAAGCGCAGAGCTCTCCAAACTATTATATGTATCGTAAGAAAATCGCAAACAGCCCTTATAAGAAACGTCTTCGTGGTGTTAGTAAATCCGATATGGTCATGACTCCAACATCCATTGTAAAGCAATCAAACCCACCTGGGGACAACTCGATTTTGAATCAGTCGAGTTCCTCGAGCCTCGTGCCCCGTTCAAGTGTTGTCCGTGAGATCGAGCGGTTGAAGGAGCAACGGGAACTTCGCCGTGCTCTTCAGGATGAACAGCGGCGAGAACGCAGTGCATTGAAGAGCAAAGATCCAAATAATCCCAACTGGGAAGTGGCCCTAATGGTGCGCACTTATCGTGACCAGTTACAATTGAATCCGTTGCGCTATTTTAATCCGCACTTAGCTCGGGTTCAACAGATTACCGTGTGCGTTCGAAAGCGGCCAATGAGTCGACGCGAACTGCAGGGAAAGGCTGTGGATATTATCTCAGTGCCAAATCGTGATTCACTGATCGTTCACGAACTACGCCACAAAGTGGACTTGACCAAGTTTCTGGAGCATCACAAGTTTCGCTTCGACTACACTTTCGATGAGGAATGCAGCAATATGCTGGTCTACGAGCACACTGCTCGTCCGTTGATTCTCACTATGTTTGAGGGCGGTAATGCCACTTGCTTTGCCTATGGCCAGACGGGAAGTGGCAAAACCCACACTATGGGTGGCGAGTTTCGTGGCAAGACCCAAGACTGTACTACAGGCATTTACGCCCTTGCCGCTAAAGATGTCTTCTCGGAGCTGGCCAAGCCCAAGTACCGCGATCAAGGCGCTACTATCACTTGCAGTTACTTCGAAATCTATGGCAGCAAA GTCTTCGATTTGCTATTGCCAGATAAGCCAATGCTTCGTGTACTGGAAGATGGCCGTCAGCAAGTAGTGATTTGTGACTTGACCCAAAGGCCAGTTACCAAAGTCGAGGAAGTGCTTAGCATCATTGAACAGGGAAATCGGGAGCGCACATCCGGCCAAACTTCTGTGAATATTAAGTCATCGCGATCACATGCAGTCTTCCAAATGTCGCTTTTTGTGCCTGGTCAGGCTGAAGCCTGCGGCAAGTGCTCCTTTGTCGATTTGGCCGGCAATGAACGTGGTGCGGACACACAGTCTGCCAGTCTTCAGACACGCCGCGAGGGAGCCGAGATTAATAAGTCCCTGTTAGCTCTCAAGGAGTGTATTCGAGCATTGAGTCGACATTCAAGTCATTTGCCTTTTCGTGGCTCAAAGTTGACCCAAGTGCTGCGTGATTCATTCATTGGGGGCCAACAGAATAGGACCTGCATGATAGCTATGATATCACCTAGTTTGAGTTCCGTGGAGAACTCTTTAAATACGCTGCGGTATGCGGATCGTGTTAAGGAATTGATAGCTAAGGAGGATGATCCAGGAGAGGTTAGTTGCAGTCAACCATGTTCAGATGGTGGTGGAAAGAGTTCTGAAATGGATGATGACCTGCAGCCACATATGGAGCAAAGCTCTTCTGAATTCAAATACAATACAGATACGGAATCGGATGATTCTGAGTCCGACATCATGAATAAGTCCAACGGATTTATGGACTTTTCTTCTAGCCAAATTGCAGAGTTTAACATTTCATTCAATGAAAGTGACAGTCACCCGGACATTAGTGAGATCGATAGTGAAAGAAAAACTGATCAACATTACATTGAAATGGAAGATGTGTTGAGGCAACACGATGTGCTCTTTGAGTTCTTCCTTAGTTTCAAACAGAAGTATGACAAGGTCTCTTCTGAGACTTCATCATTAAAGAAAGgtatgcttgtctcaaagtTTTTGATGGATGCAGAGACGACATTACGTGAACTGGAGAGTGCCGTAAAGCATACTCAGCATATGGTCACCAGCTTCAATTCACAGCAATACTTTGATGATGGGGATGAGGATCAGGGCGCAGAGAACATCGAGATGTAA